A region from the Vicia villosa cultivar HV-30 ecotype Madison, WI linkage group LG3, Vvil1.0, whole genome shotgun sequence genome encodes:
- the LOC131655100 gene encoding EG45-like domain containing protein 2 gives MSSFQHLIIILFSSLFIHFSQADVGTASHYGPPFIPTECFGGGASQFPATNMFGSAGEGIWDNGAACGRLYEVRCISAAVPRTCIPGQTVQIKIVDRAQSSVSRPSTDDTSMVLSTTAFQVIANVSSSLINIEFQQV, from the exons ATGTCTTCCTTCCAGCACCTAATCATCATCCTCTTCTCATCATTGTTCATCCACTTCTCTCAAGCTGACGTTGGCACTGCTTCCCATTACGGCCCTCCCTTTATAC CGACAGAGTGTTTCGGGGGAGGTGCGTCGCAATTTCCGGCGACCAACATGTTTGGTTCTGCTGGAGAAGGTATATGGGACAATGGTGCAGCATGTGGGAGGCTCTATGAGGTGAGATGTATCAGTGCGGCTGTTCCAAGAACTTGCATTCCTGGTCAAACAGTTCAGATTAAGATTGTTGACAGAGCACAATCCTCTGTTTCTAGGCCCTCAACTGACGATACTTCCATGGTTCTTTCCACCACTGCTTTTCAAGTCATTGCAAATGTTTCCTCATCATTAATTAACATTGAGTTCCAACA